One genomic segment of Ignavibacteriota bacterium includes these proteins:
- a CDS encoding T9SS type A sorting domain-containing protein, with product MKKLITLLLMGFGLILFKPSTNFAQDSDTLDIAPLEAINISSIINGDTLQGGVIKNQNRVYRLQRGVIYPLDAPINIRGSFKMIATNGTERPPVLVPKILADNSSIQNYLNLYGAVSNVEFHNIYMLGIRQDGAISNALNSAISVMDSAINLKVRNCVFDGFGARGIRVLEGGVWSKIDVQDSKFRNLIYPGGSWLYGQAFKTVGNTYPLDTVKFVNNTYLSCGSYILGVSGYVNYGLFEHNTILYGIGNTFLSSYNTNIHIKNNIVYSTFTAAGYKPAVYGDWFFPRPDTISSSVIVINIPDTASFRDTTLVMPGLKYIVNEKHGVPASSINDLNRVLEINNNNYFYPEKLTNFINAYNDTVQTMVDITFPGGADKVLNKVEQPRWMNDYTKNILQTKAPIVSPGIKVDEATTYNQDPQFNDVDAVNHVDALIGKLHEIFVNKITPDRWTYKMAYPPAWPLPEDLAYANTSLQTASEGGFPLGDLNWFPEKKAQWQDWLTDVKEEKGAIVSNEFELHQNYPNPFNPTTEIKFSITKPGIVTLKVFDVLGREIATLINNKLSNGSFSVNFNASNLASGTYIYQLSADGVRISKKMMLIK from the coding sequence ATGAAAAAACTTATCACTTTATTACTAATGGGCTTTGGTTTAATTTTATTTAAACCGAGCACGAATTTTGCGCAAGATTCAGATACGCTTGATATTGCACCGTTAGAAGCAATTAACATTAGTTCAATTATTAATGGAGACACTTTACAAGGTGGTGTAATTAAAAATCAAAATCGCGTTTATCGTTTACAAAGAGGTGTCATTTATCCTTTGGATGCTCCAATTAATATTCGTGGTTCTTTTAAAATGATTGCAACAAATGGAACTGAAAGACCACCGGTATTGGTTCCGAAAATTTTAGCCGATAACTCATCAATTCAAAATTATCTTAATCTTTATGGTGCAGTTTCAAATGTTGAATTTCATAATATTTATATGCTTGGAATTAGACAAGACGGCGCAATCAGTAACGCCTTAAACAGTGCTATTTCAGTTATGGATAGTGCAATAAATTTAAAGGTTAGAAATTGCGTATTTGATGGTTTTGGAGCTCGTGGAATTAGAGTTTTAGAAGGTGGTGTTTGGAGTAAAATTGATGTTCAAGACAGCAAATTTCGTAATTTAATTTATCCCGGCGGATCTTGGCTTTATGGACAAGCATTTAAAACTGTAGGAAATACATATCCTTTAGATACTGTTAAGTTTGTTAATAATACTTATCTTTCTTGCGGAAGCTACATTTTGGGTGTAAGCGGTTATGTTAATTACGGACTTTTTGAACACAACACAATTTTATATGGTATAGGAAATACATTCCTAAGTTCTTATAATACAAATATTCATATCAAAAATAATATTGTTTATTCAACTTTTACTGCAGCTGGTTACAAACCTGCAGTTTACGGCGATTGGTTTTTCCCCAGACCTGATACTATTTCAAGCAGCGTTATTGTAATTAACATTCCTGATACTGCTTCATTTAGAGATACAACTTTGGTTATGCCTGGTTTGAAATATATCGTTAATGAAAAGCATGGTGTTCCCGCAAGTTCTATTAATGATTTAAATAGAGTTTTGGAAATAAATAACAATAATTATTTTTACCCGGAAAAATTAACCAATTTTATTAATGCTTATAATGATACTGTTCAAACGATGGTTGATATTACATTCCCTGGCGGTGCTGATAAAGTGTTAAATAAAGTTGAACAACCAAGATGGATGAATGATTATACTAAAAATATTCTGCAAACTAAAGCTCCTATAGTTTCTCCCGGAATAAAAGTTGATGAAGCTACTACTTATAACCAAGATCCGCAATTTAATGATGTTGATGCCGTAAATCATGTTGATGCACTTATTGGTAAACTTCATGAAATTTTTGTTAACAAAATTACTCCGGATAGATGGACATATAAAATGGCTTATCCACCAGCTTGGCCATTACCTGAAGATTTAGCATATGCAAACACTAGTTTACAAACCGCTTCCGAAGGTGGATTTCCATTAGGTGACTTAAACTGGTTTCCAGAGAAAAAAGCTCAATGGCAAGATTGGTTAACTGATGTAAAAGAAGAAAAAGGTGCAATAGTTTCAAATGAATTTGAATTGCATCAAAACTATCCAAATCCGTTTAACCCAACTACAGAAATTAAATTCTCAATTACGAAACCCGGAATTGTTACTCTAAAAGTATTTGATGTTTTAGGTAGAGAAATTGCTACGCTAATAAATAATAAATTAAGCAATGGAAGTTTTAGTGTTAATTTCAATGCCTCAAATTTAGCTTCCGGTACTTACATTTATCAATTATCGGCTGATGGTGTTAGAATTTCTAAAAAAATGATGCTTATAAAATAA
- a CDS encoding aminotransferase class I/II-fold pyridoxal phosphate-dependent enzyme, which translates to MNKTKKNESINDSKYSMDTHLIYGKNVSNKWDYSHHVTAPISSSTTFRLDSVERGAEGFMQFAQTEAHGNEQPIFIYDRLGEPNKDMLEENLAFIEKGEMAVTFASGMSAISGVLGILTKSGDEIITHTTLYGCTISLFNNWYPRLNIKVNPIDLTNLQNIFSVLNENTKVIYFETPANPNLDIINIIELRKIVDEINKSRSENNLLTIVVDNTFATSFSQRPIELGSDFTVHSLTKGMGGFGTDMGGAVIGKNKYRDALLLYRKDFGAVLNTKSAWAILTYGLPSLALRQKHQIQSSIKIAEFLENHPKVEFVKYPGLKSHPQYEIAKKQMIDFYGNFAPGSLIYFVLKGNTPEETKNNGKKLMDHIAQNAYTMTLAVSLGHTRTLIEHPASMTHSVIPADKLVERGIDAGGVRLAIGIENVNDVLTDLEESLKVI; encoded by the coding sequence ATTAATAAAACAAAGAAAAATGAATCAATAAATGATTCTAAATATTCGATGGATACGCATTTAATTTATGGAAAAAATGTTTCAAATAAATGGGATTACAGTCATCATGTAACTGCGCCGATTTCATCATCTACAACTTTTAGGCTTGATTCTGTTGAGCGCGGTGCGGAAGGGTTTATGCAATTTGCTCAAACTGAAGCTCATGGAAATGAACAGCCAATTTTTATTTATGATAGACTCGGCGAACCCAATAAAGATATGCTTGAAGAAAATTTGGCATTTATTGAAAAAGGTGAAATGGCTGTTACTTTTGCAAGCGGAATGAGTGCAATTTCCGGAGTTTTAGGAATTCTTACAAAATCCGGTGATGAAATAATTACGCACACCACTTTGTACGGATGTACAATTTCGCTTTTTAATAATTGGTATCCGCGATTAAATATTAAGGTTAATCCGATTGATTTAACAAATCTCCAAAATATTTTTTCTGTCCTAAATGAAAACACAAAAGTTATTTATTTTGAAACTCCGGCAAATCCTAATTTGGATATTATAAATATTATTGAATTAAGAAAAATTGTTGATGAAATTAATAAATCAAGAAGCGAAAATAATTTATTAACAATTGTAGTTGATAACACTTTTGCAACTTCGTTCAGTCAAAGGCCAATAGAATTAGGTTCAGATTTCACTGTTCATTCTTTAACAAAAGGAATGGGCGGATTTGGAACAGATATGGGCGGCGCTGTAATCGGTAAAAATAAATATCGTGATGCACTTCTTCTTTATAGAAAAGATTTTGGCGCTGTATTAAATACAAAAAGTGCTTGGGCAATTTTAACTTACGGATTACCAAGTTTGGCACTTCGACAAAAACATCAAATTCAATCATCAATTAAAATAGCTGAGTTTTTAGAAAATCATCCAAAAGTAGAATTTGTAAAATATCCGGGATTAAAATCTCATCCGCAGTATGAAATTGCAAAAAAACAAATGATAGATTTCTATGGAAATTTTGCACCGGGAAGTTTAATTTATTTTGTACTTAAAGGAAATACTCCCGAAGAAACAAAAAATAACGGTAAAAAGTTAATGGATCATATTGCGCAAAATGCTTACACAATGACTTTGGCGGTAAGTTTGGGTCATACAAGAACTTTAATTGAACATCCTGCTTCAATGACGCATTCTGTTATTCCCGCTGATAAATTAGTTGAACGTGGAATTGATGCCGGTGGTGTAAGATTAGCAATTGGAATTGAAAATGTAAATGATGTTTTAACCGATTTGGAAGAATCTTTAAAAGTAATTTAG
- the pgeF gene encoding peptidoglycan editing factor PgeF produces MKIHKSKIFEKFPEIIFGFSQKIKLNENDKFSFNMSKSIGNDENIVESNREKFFNQLGLNSKNVVIEKQNHSDIINFVESFEKNLTGDALITKTKNLGLAVSTADCTNIYLYEIKEKVIAAVHSGWEGTEKRILEKTVQKLIDGFSCNPKNLVVYFGPSISQKNYEVGKEFAQKFESKYLLPNGEKYLLDLKSANKDILLKFGIPENQIEVDEICSFGNSNFHSFRRDKQNSGRAFGVIAMKGTNE; encoded by the coding sequence ATGAAAATTCACAAATCGAAAATATTCGAAAAATTTCCGGAAATTATTTTCGGCTTCAGTCAAAAAATTAAATTAAATGAAAATGATAAATTTAGTTTCAACATGTCAAAATCGATTGGTAATGATGAAAATATAGTTGAAAGTAATCGCGAGAAATTTTTTAATCAATTAGGATTAAACTCAAAAAATGTTGTAATTGAAAAACAAAATCATAGTGATATTATAAATTTTGTAGAAAGTTTTGAAAAAAATTTAACCGGAGATGCATTAATTACAAAAACTAAAAATTTAGGTTTGGCAGTTTCAACTGCGGATTGCACAAATATTTATTTGTATGAAATTAAAGAAAAAGTAATCGCTGCAGTTCATTCTGGTTGGGAAGGAACAGAAAAAAGAATTTTGGAAAAAACTGTACAAAAATTAATTGATGGATTTTCGTGTAATCCAAAAAATTTGGTTGTTTATTTTGGACCTTCAATTTCTCAAAAAAATTATGAAGTTGGAAAAGAATTCGCTCAAAAGTTTGAATCAAAATATTTACTTCCAAATGGAGAAAAATATTTACTCGATTTGAAATCTGCGAATAAAGATATTTTGTTGAAATTCGGAATTCCAGAAAATCAAATTGAAGTTGATGAAATCTGCAGTTTTGGGAATTCTAATTTCCATTCATTTCGAAGAGATAAACAAAATTCCGGTCGCGCTTTTGGCGTAATTGCTATGAAAGGAACAAATGAGTAA
- a CDS encoding DMT family transporter, which translates to MSNSLKIVLGYVAICLIWGSTWLAIRLGLDSLTPLISAGLRFLSASIIIFAIVFIKKIEMHLDSNSIKMYIFLAFFSFTIPFGLVYWAEQFVPSGLASVLFGIFPFSVFVFSWFILKGESADFFKLASVILGFIGILIIFLDSLELDIENHTLGLLAVLLSAIIQGSNSVVVKKWGSHLHPFSLNAIPLLIAGISMISLSFLFENSSIWEFNTKAIFSISYLAVVGTIAAFTIYYWLLKQINAVILALSSFITPIIALILGWLILNEQLSAKVLVGALFVLIGILFANFKQLRKYILNKKEL; encoded by the coding sequence ATGAGTAATTCATTAAAAATTGTTTTGGGATATGTAGCAATTTGTCTTATTTGGGGCTCAACATGGCTTGCAATAAGGCTGGGATTGGATTCATTAACTCCTTTAATTTCTGCGGGATTGCGTTTTCTTTCAGCTTCAATAATAATTTTTGCAATCGTATTTATCAAAAAAATTGAAATGCATTTGGATTCCAATTCAATAAAAATGTATATTTTTTTGGCATTCTTTTCGTTTACAATTCCGTTTGGTTTGGTTTATTGGGCAGAGCAATTCGTGCCAAGCGGATTAGCTTCAGTATTGTTCGGAATTTTTCCATTTTCCGTTTTCGTATTTTCTTGGTTTATTCTCAAAGGAGAATCCGCAGATTTTTTCAAATTGGCAAGTGTAATTTTAGGCTTCATCGGAATTCTAATAATTTTTTTAGATAGTTTAGAATTGGATATTGAAAATCACACTTTAGGATTATTGGCAGTTTTGTTAAGCGCAATAATTCAAGGTTCAAACTCAGTTGTGGTAAAAAAATGGGGAAGTCATCTTCATCCGTTTTCGCTAAATGCAATTCCGTTGTTGATTGCCGGAATTTCCATGATTTCGTTAAGTTTCCTTTTCGAAAATTCATCAATTTGGGAATTTAACACTAAAGCAATTTTTTCAATTTCTTACTTAGCTGTTGTTGGAACAATTGCTGCTTTTACAATTTATTATTGGTTGTTAAAGCAAATTAACGCGGTGATTTTAGCGCTTTCATCATTTATAACTCCAATTATTGCATTAATTTTGGGCTGGCTGATACTTAACGAACAACTTTCTGCAAAAGTTTTAGTTGGGGCACTTTTTGTGTTAATTGGAATTTTATTTGCTAATTTTAAGCAATTAAGAAAATATATTCTTAATAAAAAGGAATTGTAA
- the folB gene encoding dihydroneopterin aldolase, whose product MLNVVRIKNAVFYAYHGALKEEQFIGGKFEADVDMFFNFTEAAANDDLSKTINYDEVYKFINKVIHEKKYYLIETLATIIADSLLKTYPILEKINVKVRKNNVPVGGIIEHVEAEVEKRRNE is encoded by the coding sequence ATGTTAAATGTTGTTCGAATAAAAAATGCGGTTTTTTATGCATATCACGGAGCTTTAAAAGAAGAGCAGTTTATTGGCGGAAAGTTTGAAGCCGATGTTGATATGTTTTTCAATTTTACGGAAGCTGCCGCAAATGATGATTTATCTAAAACAATAAATTATGATGAAGTTTATAAATTTATTAATAAAGTAATACATGAAAAAAAATATTATTTGATAGAAACTTTGGCAACAATTATTGCAGATAGTTTATTAAAGACTTATCCCATTTTAGAAAAAATTAATGTGAAAGTTAGAAAAAATAATGTTCCGGTCGGCGGAATTATTGAACATGTGGAAGCAGAAGTTGAAAAACGCAGAAACGAATAA
- the folK gene encoding 2-amino-4-hydroxy-6-hydroxymethyldihydropteridine diphosphokinase, which yields MWKQKLKNAETNKVYIGIGSNVGNRLLNFKKTIKLISENENISDVKISSVYETLPYGNIEQNNFYNAVINFNTNFTLQELFDFTKSVEKKIGRIKRQNWGPREIDLDILLFNKLVFADENISIPHKDLVNRDFVLVPLLELSKNLVNPATKIKLKEYLNKLSHKFIISKFGLEI from the coding sequence ATGTGGAAGCAGAAGTTGAAAAACGCAGAAACGAATAAAGTATATATTGGAATTGGCTCAAATGTTGGTAATCGTTTATTAAATTTTAAAAAAACAATAAAATTAATTAGCGAAAATGAAAATATTTCTGACGTAAAAATTTCATCTGTTTATGAAACTTTGCCTTACGGAAATATTGAACAAAATAATTTTTATAATGCAGTAATTAATTTCAACACAAATTTTACTTTGCAAGAACTTTTTGATTTTACAAAATCAGTTGAGAAAAAAATTGGGAGAATTAAAAGACAAAATTGGGGACCGCGCGAAATTGATTTGGATATTTTATTATTCAACAAATTGGTTTTTGCCGATGAAAATATTTCAATTCCGCATAAAGATTTGGTAAATCGCGATTTTGTTTTGGTTCCGTTATTGGAATTATCTAAAAATTTGGTAAATCCGGCAACAAAAATTAAGTTAAAAGAATACTTAAATAAATTATCACATAAATTTATAATTAGTAAATTTGGATTAGAAATTTAG
- a CDS encoding deoxynucleoside kinase has protein sequence MEIFLEQPRYIAIEGVIGAGKTALSKKLAEKLSAKLVLEEFENNPFLEKFYDDRKRYAFQTQMFFLINRFKQQEQFNQEDLFTEYLVSDYFFDKDQIFAYLNLAGDELKLYESVFPLLKRNLRQIDLVIFLQASVDRLIYNIKKRGRSVEKNLTRTYIRDLSEAYNNFFFKYNSTPLLIVNTTDIDFVNKEDDFDELFNQIFRKDRGFIEYFNPKIKV, from the coding sequence ATGGAGATTTTTTTGGAACAACCGAGATATATTGCAATTGAAGGTGTAATTGGAGCCGGCAAAACAGCTTTATCAAAAAAATTGGCGGAAAAACTTTCGGCAAAATTAGTTTTGGAAGAATTTGAAAATAACCCATTCTTAGAAAAATTTTACGATGACAGAAAACGTTACGCATTTCAAACACAAATGTTTTTTTTAATTAATAGATTTAAGCAGCAAGAACAATTTAATCAAGAAGATCTTTTTACGGAATATTTGGTTTCGGATTATTTTTTCGATAAAGATCAAATTTTTGCATATTTGAATCTTGCCGGCGATGAATTAAAATTGTACGAAAGCGTTTTTCCATTATTGAAAAGAAATTTGCGACAAATTGATTTGGTGATTTTTCTTCAAGCAAGTGTTGATCGTTTAATTTATAATATTAAAAAACGAGGAAGATCAGTCGAGAAAAATTTAACTAGAACTTACATTAGAGATTTAAGCGAAGCTTATAATAATTTTTTCTTCAAATATAATTCAACGCCTTTGTTAATTGTTAACACAACCGATATTGATTTTGTAAATAAAGAAGATGATTTTGATGAACTTTTCAATCAAATATTTAGAAAAGATAGAGGTTTCATAGAATATTTTAATCCTAAAATAAAAGTATAA
- a CDS encoding Ppx/GppA family phosphatase has translation MTILILISTFVRLTNKLTFLKIQTMKKIAAIDIGSNSFHLIIVQILQNGNLEIIHREREVLRLSENFTIESKIISAELIEKSILVLNRFSEIAKNHKAEIFAVATSSVRESSNQNIFLNKIFDETGIQIKVIDGIEEARLIYLGVSNSVKIKNKKCFCIDIGGGSTEFIVGINDEIIFSESLKLGAVRLTKKFFPDLIISESNINECKKYIEQNLSELKSKSILANLDLVIGTSGTILSVGNLINSIKFKKDNFESLNNFKIRKDDLLEIQKIILSKKTLEERKIIVGLDEKRADIIPAGIILLSSIFEQFQIEEMVISEFALREGIIFDSLKRKT, from the coding sequence ATGACTATTCTAATTTTGATAAGTACTTTTGTGAGATTGACAAATAAACTAACTTTTCTAAAAATTCAAACAATGAAAAAAATTGCCGCAATTGATATTGGTTCAAATTCATTTCACTTAATAATTGTTCAAATTTTACAAAACGGAAATTTAGAAATTATTCATCGCGAAAGAGAAGTTTTACGTTTAAGCGAAAATTTTACAATCGAATCAAAAATAATTTCCGCAGAATTAATTGAAAAATCGATTTTAGTTTTAAATAGATTTTCGGAAATTGCAAAAAATCATAAAGCAGAAATCTTTGCAGTTGCAACAAGCTCAGTGAGAGAATCTTCAAATCAAAATATATTTTTAAATAAAATTTTTGATGAAACCGGAATCCAAATAAAAGTTATTGATGGAATTGAAGAAGCCAGATTAATTTATTTGGGAGTTTCAAATTCCGTTAAAATTAAAAATAAAAAATGTTTCTGTATAGATATCGGCGGCGGAAGCACGGAATTTATTGTTGGAATTAATGACGAAATTATTTTTTCGGAAAGTTTAAAACTTGGTGCGGTTCGTTTAACTAAAAAATTTTTCCCAGATTTAATTATTTCCGAATCTAATATAAATGAATGCAAAAAATATATTGAACAAAATTTATCAGAATTAAAAAGTAAAAGTATTTTGGCTAATTTAGATTTAGTTATTGGAACTTCCGGAACAATTTTATCTGTTGGGAATCTAATAAATTCAATAAAGTTCAAAAAAGATAATTTTGAAAGTTTGAATAACTTCAAAATAAGAAAAGATGATTTACTCGAAATTCAAAAAATTATTTTATCAAAAAAAACTTTGGAAGAAAGAAAAATTATTGTTGGTTTGGATGAAAAAAGAGCAGATATAATTCCCGCCGGAATAATTTTGTTATCATCAATTTTTGAGCAATTCCAAATTGAAGAAATGGTAATTTCCGAATTTGCTTTGCGTGAAGGAATTATTTTTGATTCGTTAAAACGAAAAACTTAA
- the asnS gene encoding asparagine--tRNA ligase, with translation MISHVYIKNLANHIGNSVTLKGWLFNKRSSGKVKFLILRDGSGYLQCIVFKGNVSEEVFQLADSITQESSFEITGIVKSEPRAVGGFELDVTDLKLIGDSVDYPITPKDHGIEFLIDKRHLWIRSKRQAAILKVRHRIVKAIRDFFDERDFTLFDPPIITPNASEGTSTLFEMEYFDLGKAYLTQSGQLYAEAGAMALGKVYSFGPTFRAEKSKTRRHLTEFWMVEPEMAFYNLDDDMDLAEEFLEYIVQTVLKDCRSELEILERDTTKLEKVVRPFPRVSYTEAVEILRSKGHEFEWGNDLGATDETVISEQFDKPVMVHRYPAEIKAFYMKRDPENPKVALAVDVLAPEGYGEIIGGSQREDNLDLMLQRINEHKLPQHYFEWYLDLRRFGSVPHAGFGLGLERTVTWICGIEHLRETIPFPRMIYRNTP, from the coding sequence ATGATCTCACACGTTTACATTAAAAATTTAGCAAATCACATTGGAAATTCCGTAACATTAAAAGGCTGGCTGTTTAATAAAAGATCAAGCGGAAAAGTAAAATTTTTAATTTTAAGAGATGGCAGCGGATATTTACAATGTATAGTTTTTAAGGGAAATGTTTCCGAAGAAGTTTTTCAATTGGCTGATTCTATTACTCAAGAAAGCAGTTTTGAAATTACCGGAATTGTGAAATCTGAACCGCGTGCAGTCGGCGGATTTGAGCTTGATGTTACAGATTTAAAATTAATTGGAGATTCTGTTGATTATCCAATTACACCTAAAGATCACGGAATTGAATTTTTAATAGATAAAAGACATTTGTGGATTCGCTCAAAAAGACAAGCTGCAATTTTAAAAGTTAGACACAGAATTGTAAAAGCAATCAGAGATTTTTTTGATGAGAGAGATTTCACACTATTTGATCCTCCGATAATTACACCAAATGCTTCGGAAGGAACTTCCACACTTTTTGAAATGGAATATTTTGATTTGGGGAAAGCGTATTTAACACAATCGGGACAATTATACGCTGAAGCTGGCGCAATGGCTTTGGGAAAAGTTTATTCTTTTGGTCCAACTTTTAGAGCTGAAAAATCCAAAACAAGGAGACATTTAACAGAGTTTTGGATGGTTGAACCGGAAATGGCTTTTTATAATCTTGATGATGATATGGATTTAGCGGAAGAATTTTTGGAATATATTGTTCAAACAGTTTTGAAAGATTGCAGATCGGAATTAGAAATTTTGGAAAGAGATACAACTAAATTGGAAAAAGTTGTAAGACCTTTTCCAAGAGTTTCATATACGGAAGCCGTGGAAATTTTACGATCGAAAGGGCATGAATTTGAATGGGGAAATGATTTAGGTGCAACTGATGAAACTGTAATTTCCGAACAATTTGATAAACCGGTTATGGTTCATAGATATCCCGCAGAAATTAAAGCTTTTTATATGAAACGCGATCCGGAAAATCCTAAAGTAGCATTGGCTGTTGATGTTTTAGCTCCGGAAGGTTACGGAGAAATTATCGGTGGAAGTCAAAGAGAAGATAATTTAGATTTGATGTTACAAAGAATAAATGAACATAAATTACCACAACATTATTTTGAATGGTATTTGGATTTACGAAGATTCGGCTCGGTTCCTCATGCGGGATTTGGTTTAGGTTTGGAAAGAACAGTAACTTGGATTTGCGGAATTGAGCATTTGCGGGAAACAATTCCATTTCCAAGAATGATTTATAGGAATACACCCTAA
- a CDS encoding sodium:proton antiporter: MKTKLSLLFLILLQTPSYLFASEGAHTLPETFMVIPFIVLLLMIATGPLFYHHFWEHHYPKVSIFLGLITVVYYALVLGDTHSLFHTLTEYLAFIALLASLFVASGGILIKIDKKSTPLLNTGILFFGAVIANIIGTTGASMLLIRPFIKLNKTRIKPYQFIFFIFTVSNVGGALTPIGDPPLFLGFLRGVNFFWFFGHIWYIWIIALLLILIIFYIIDSKNIAENDSNEYSGKIEFKGLKNVGFLIIILLSVFIDPAIIPWVPSLSPLPFGIREIIMFSIVYLAYKNADEEILKANEFDFEPIKEVAFLFIGIFATMIPALQLIAHEANVLGDQLVPGIFYWATGSLSAFLDNAPTFLNFLSAAMGKFGLDVNNIEQVHQLSIDYPIYLSAISVGAVFFGAMSYIGNGPNFMVKSICERSGIKMPSFFAYIIKYSIPVLLPVFALVWLLFYFGV, from the coding sequence ATGAAAACTAAACTTTCACTATTGTTTTTGATTTTACTTCAAACTCCAAGTTATTTATTTGCATCGGAAGGCGCTCACACATTACCGGAAACTTTTATGGTAATTCCTTTTATTGTTTTGTTACTTATGATTGCAACTGGACCATTATTTTATCATCATTTCTGGGAACATCATTATCCAAAAGTTTCAATATTTTTAGGATTGATAACTGTAGTTTATTATGCATTAGTTCTTGGTGATACACACAGTTTATTTCACACTTTAACAGAATATTTAGCTTTTATTGCTTTGCTCGCTTCATTATTTGTAGCATCCGGCGGAATTTTAATTAAGATTGATAAAAAATCCACACCACTACTAAATACCGGAATTTTATTTTTCGGTGCTGTAATTGCAAATATTATCGGAACTACCGGCGCATCGATGCTTTTAATCAGACCATTTATAAAACTTAATAAAACAAGAATTAAACCTTACCAATTTATATTTTTCATTTTTACTGTAAGTAATGTTGGTGGAGCTTTAACTCCAATTGGTGATCCGCCTTTATTCTTAGGATTTTTACGCGGTGTTAATTTTTTCTGGTTTTTCGGTCACATTTGGTATATTTGGATTATAGCACTTCTTCTAATTTTAATAATTTTCTACATAATTGATTCAAAAAACATTGCCGAAAATGATAGTAATGAATATTCCGGAAAAATTGAATTCAAAGGATTAAAAAATGTTGGATTTTTAATAATAATTCTTCTCTCAGTTTTTATCGATCCGGCAATAATTCCTTGGGTTCCAAGTTTATCTCCGCTTCCTTTTGGAATTAGAGAAATAATTATGTTTTCAATAGTTTATCTTGCATATAAAAATGCCGATGAAGAAATTTTAAAAGCAAATGAATTTGATTTTGAACCAATTAAGGAAGTTGCATTTTTATTTATTGGAATTTTTGCAACAATGATTCCGGCACTGCAATTAATTGCACATGAAGCAAATGTTTTAGGTGATCAATTAGTTCCTGGAATATTTTATTGGGCAACCGGAAGTTTATCTGCATTCTTAGATAATGCACCAACTTTTTTAAATTTTCTTAGCGCAGCAATGGGCAAATTTGGTTTGGATGTAAATAATATTGAACAAGTTCATCAGCTTTCTATTGATTATCCAATTTATTTATCGGCAATTTCTGTGGGCGCTGTATTTTTTGGTGCAATGTCGTATATCGGAAACGGACCAAATTTTATGGTAAAATCTATTTGTGAAAGAAGCGGAATTAAAATGCCAAGTTTTTTTGCATATATTATTAAATATTCAATTCCGGTTTTATTGCCGGTTTTCGCTTTAGTTTGGTTACTTTTTTATTTTGGAGTATAA